One window from the genome of Mycolicibacterium gadium encodes:
- a CDS encoding tRNA (cytidine(34)-2'-O)-methyltransferase, producing MFRVLFFSPRIAPNTGNAIRMVAATGCELHLVEPLGFDLSEPKLRRAGLDYHDLASVTVHRNLAAAWEHIAPQRVYAFTAHAGARFNDVSYEPGDVVMFGPEPTGLDAATLADPHITAQLRIPMLAGRRSLNLSNAAAVVVYEAWRQQGFSGAV from the coding sequence ATGTTCCGCGTGCTGTTCTTCTCGCCGCGCATCGCACCCAACACCGGCAATGCGATCCGAATGGTCGCGGCAACGGGCTGCGAATTGCATCTCGTCGAGCCGCTCGGATTCGATTTGTCCGAACCCAAACTGCGGCGCGCCGGCTTGGACTATCACGACCTCGCGTCGGTGACCGTGCACCGCAACCTGGCCGCCGCGTGGGAACACATCGCCCCGCAACGCGTGTACGCGTTCACCGCACATGCCGGCGCACGATTTAACGACGTCAGTTATGAGCCGGGTGACGTTGTGATGTTCGGTCCCGAACCCACCGGCCTAGACGCGGCGACACTGGCCGACCCGCACATCACCGCGCAGTTGCGCATTCCGATGCTCGCGGGTCGGCGGTCGCTGAACCTCTCCAACGCCGCAGCGGTCGTCGTCTACGAAGCGTGGCGGCAGCAGGGATTCAGCGGCGCAGTCTGA
- a CDS encoding nitroreductase family protein, with protein sequence MTLNLSVDEVLTTTRSVRKRLDLEKPVSREVLMECLELSLQAPTGSNAQGWQWVFVEDPEKKKALADIYRHNAERYLEMPKPTYGDERDEQRPRVTDSAKYLAEHFHEVPVMLIPCLAGSPDDAVAGSAGFWGSLLPAVWSYMLALRSRGLRSAWTTLHLVGKGEKLAAEVLGIPFDEYRQGGLFPIAYTKGTDFRPAKRLPAEQVTHWNSW encoded by the coding sequence GTGACACTGAACTTGTCTGTCGATGAAGTCCTGACCACCACACGTTCGGTGCGCAAGCGGCTGGACCTCGAGAAGCCGGTGTCGCGCGAGGTGTTGATGGAATGTCTGGAGCTATCGCTTCAGGCGCCGACCGGATCCAACGCGCAGGGTTGGCAGTGGGTCTTCGTCGAGGATCCCGAGAAGAAGAAGGCGCTCGCCGACATCTACCGCCACAACGCCGAGCGGTACCTCGAAATGCCCAAGCCCACCTACGGCGATGAGCGCGACGAGCAGCGGCCGCGCGTCACGGATTCCGCGAAGTACCTCGCCGAGCACTTTCACGAGGTGCCGGTGATGCTGATTCCCTGCCTCGCCGGCAGCCCGGACGACGCGGTTGCGGGCAGCGCCGGGTTCTGGGGCTCGCTGCTACCCGCCGTCTGGAGCTACATGTTGGCCCTGCGCTCGCGTGGGCTCCGTTCGGCGTGGACGACGCTGCATCTGGTCGGCAAGGGGGAGAAGCTGGCCGCCGAGGTCCTCGGGATTCCGTTCGACGAGTATCGCCAGGGTGGCCTGTTCCCCATCGCGTACACCAAGGGCACCGACTTCCGCCCCGCCAAACGGCTGCCCGCTGAGCAGGTGACCCACTGGAATTCGTGGTGA
- a CDS encoding TIGR03667 family PPOX class F420-dependent oxidoreductase encodes MAVEFTHEVTDRLAADHSGWLTTVAKSGQPVPRLVWFYFDGKDVFVYSEPNAAKVRHIRNHPRVSLNLDSDGAGSGVVVVGGAATVDAENADPLQDERYRAKYAELAASLGFTEEFLSAYNLRLKINVDKVWTTPTEG; translated from the coding sequence ATGGCAGTCGAATTCACGCACGAGGTCACCGACCGGCTTGCAGCCGATCATTCGGGATGGTTGACGACGGTGGCCAAATCCGGCCAGCCCGTGCCGCGGTTGGTCTGGTTCTACTTCGACGGCAAGGACGTCTTCGTCTATTCGGAACCCAACGCCGCGAAGGTCCGACACATCAGGAACCACCCTCGGGTGAGCCTGAATCTGGATTCCGATGGCGCCGGCTCCGGCGTCGTCGTGGTGGGTGGTGCGGCCACCGTGGACGCCGAGAACGCAGATCCGTTGCAGGACGAGCGATATCGCGCCAAGTACGCCGAGCTGGCGGCCAGCCTTGGCTTCACCGAGGAATTCCTGTCGGCCTACAACCTGCGATTGAAGATCAACGTCGACAAGGTGTGGACCACCCCGACCGAAGGCTAG
- a CDS encoding MFS transporter, with protein sequence MTRRGYFLVAAGTALIACCYGFARFTYGLFAPVFTEAFDLTPTLTGVIGAGSYVGYCAAIIVSLVLTERLGARWVAVAAGVVATVGISIVAVATSAWVLAAGVLVAGCSTGIASPPLAAAVAQFVPSGAADRAQTVVNGGTGVGVVLSAPIALALFTQWRLAWAVYAILAVLVTIAVILAIPSTSGPPAKAAAERFWRPGSFGLIAASLLMGIGSIAVWTFGRDLITTVGGADTTRSSLMWIVLGAAGIVGALAGDAVGRFGLRRAWIAATVTMAAASVLLALVPSSLVAVIVAAALFGAAYISLTGLLLLWSVRLYPDRTSSGVGLSFFTIAAGQALGAPAAGLLIDAVGAAAAFVTIALVGVSVVALRPAGSAQLRNA encoded by the coding sequence GTGACGCGTCGCGGGTACTTCCTCGTTGCCGCGGGGACCGCGCTCATCGCATGCTGCTATGGCTTCGCGCGGTTCACCTACGGATTGTTCGCACCCGTGTTCACCGAGGCTTTCGACCTCACGCCCACGCTCACCGGGGTGATAGGTGCGGGAAGCTACGTCGGGTACTGCGCCGCGATCATCGTCAGCCTGGTGCTGACCGAACGACTTGGTGCGCGTTGGGTGGCCGTTGCAGCCGGAGTCGTTGCGACAGTGGGTATCTCGATAGTCGCCGTCGCGACGTCAGCCTGGGTTCTGGCCGCGGGGGTGCTGGTCGCCGGGTGCAGCACCGGGATCGCCTCGCCGCCGCTGGCGGCGGCCGTCGCACAGTTCGTGCCAAGCGGAGCGGCGGATCGAGCCCAAACGGTCGTCAACGGAGGTACCGGAGTCGGCGTGGTGTTGTCCGCCCCGATTGCGCTGGCACTCTTCACGCAGTGGCGTCTGGCGTGGGCCGTATACGCGATCTTGGCCGTCCTCGTGACCATCGCGGTGATCCTGGCGATACCGTCCACGTCGGGCCCGCCTGCCAAGGCTGCAGCCGAACGATTTTGGCGCCCAGGTTCCTTCGGTCTCATCGCCGCATCCTTGTTGATGGGAATCGGCAGCATCGCGGTTTGGACTTTCGGTCGCGATCTGATCACCACGGTCGGTGGAGCCGATACGACGCGCTCGTCGCTCATGTGGATCGTGCTCGGTGCGGCAGGCATCGTCGGAGCGTTGGCAGGCGACGCCGTCGGCCGCTTCGGATTGCGGCGCGCGTGGATCGCAGCGACGGTGACGATGGCCGCTGCTTCGGTGCTGTTGGCGCTGGTGCCGTCCAGCCTTGTCGCGGTCATCGTCGCGGCCGCGCTGTTCGGTGCTGCCTATATAAGTCTGACGGGACTGCTCCTGTTGTGGAGCGTGCGGCTGTACCCGGACCGGACTTCGTCCGGGGTCGGTCTGTCGTTCTTCACCATCGCGGCCGGGCAGGCGTTGGGTGCACCTGCGGCCGGTCTGCTGATCGATGCTGTCGGCGCCGCAGCGGCGTTCGTGACGATCGCGCTGGTGGGCGTAAGCGTCGTTGCCCTGCGTCCGGCGGGGTCAGCTCAGCTTCGAAACGCCTAG
- a CDS encoding error-prone DNA polymerase: MGWHTGPPSWTEMERVLSGRSLRAAGGAKPRRAGWPIDQQIGDGGDSPAWSRKRGSYEPLDIDRSGSSVPYAELHAHSAYSFLDGASTPEELVEEAARLDLRAIALTDHDGLYGVVRFAEAAKELDMQTVFGAELSLGGGDRTEDPDPPGPHLLVLARGPEGYRRLSRELAKAHLAGGEKGKLRYDYDALTEAAGGHWHILTGCRKGHVRQAFSQGGPEAAATAIADLVDRFGRDRVSIELTHHGHPCDDERNGALAELAPRFGLGVVATTAAHFAEPARGRLAMAMGAIRARHSMDEAAGYLAPLGGSHLRSGVEMAQLFAHRPEVVTAAADLGEQCAFGLALIAPQLPPFDVPEGHTEDSWLRHLVMTGARNRYGPPERAQRAYAQIEHELKIIEQLTFPGYFLVVHDITRFCKENNILAQGRGSAANSAVCYALGVTNVDPIANELLFERFLSPARDGPPDIDIDIESDLREDAIQYVYNRYGRDYAAQVANVITYRGRSAVRDMARALGFSQGQQDAWSKQIGQWGNLTEATHVDDVPEPVIDLAVQISNLPRHMGIHSGGMVICDRPIADVCPVEWARMENRSVLQWDKDDCAAIGLVKFDLLGLGMLSALHYCIDLVREHKGIDVDLAKLDLSEPGVYEMLQRADSVGVFQVESRAQMATLPRLKPRVFYDLVVEVALIRPGPIQGGSVHPYIKRRNGEERVTYEHPSMESALRKTLGVPLFQEQLMQLAVDCAGFSAAEADQLRRAMGSKRSTERMRRLRGRFYDGMRARHGITGEVADRIYEKLEAFANFGFPESHSLSFASLVFYSSWFKLHHPAAFCAALLRAQPMGFYSPQSLVADARRHGVTVHGPDANASLAHATLEDAGKVVRLGLGSVRHIGDELAERIVAERNDNGPFTSLLDLTQRIQLSVPQTEALATAGALGCFGITRREGLWAAGAAATQRPDRLPGVGASSQIPSLPGMTELELAAADVWATGVSSDSYPTQFLRENLDALGVVPADKLLGIPDGTRVLVAGAVTHRQRPATAQGVTFINLEDETGMVNVLCSRGVWARHRKLAQTASALLIRGQVQNATGAVTVVADRMGKLDMRVGSKSRDFR; the protein is encoded by the coding sequence ATGGGCTGGCATACCGGACCACCGAGCTGGACAGAAATGGAGCGGGTGCTCTCAGGCAGGTCGCTCCGGGCCGCCGGAGGGGCAAAACCGCGCCGTGCCGGCTGGCCCATCGACCAGCAGATCGGCGACGGCGGGGACAGTCCGGCCTGGTCGCGCAAGCGCGGGTCCTACGAGCCGCTGGACATCGACCGCTCCGGATCGTCGGTGCCGTATGCGGAGTTGCATGCGCATTCGGCGTACAGCTTCCTCGACGGCGCCAGCACGCCGGAGGAACTCGTCGAGGAGGCCGCCAGGCTCGATCTGCGTGCCATCGCGTTGACCGATCACGACGGGCTCTATGGGGTGGTGCGCTTCGCCGAGGCCGCCAAGGAACTCGACATGCAGACGGTGTTCGGCGCGGAACTGTCACTCGGCGGGGGTGACCGCACCGAGGACCCGGACCCGCCGGGTCCGCATCTGCTGGTGCTCGCTCGCGGTCCGGAGGGATACCGGCGACTGTCGCGCGAGCTCGCGAAGGCACATCTGGCGGGCGGTGAGAAGGGCAAGCTGCGCTACGACTACGACGCGTTGACCGAGGCGGCGGGCGGACACTGGCACATCCTCACCGGATGCCGTAAAGGTCATGTCCGCCAGGCATTCTCCCAAGGCGGACCGGAGGCGGCGGCCACCGCAATCGCCGATCTGGTCGACCGGTTCGGCCGTGACCGAGTCAGCATCGAGCTCACTCACCACGGGCATCCCTGCGACGACGAACGCAACGGCGCACTCGCCGAACTGGCGCCCAGGTTCGGCCTCGGCGTCGTCGCCACCACCGCCGCACACTTTGCTGAGCCGGCCCGCGGCAGGCTGGCCATGGCCATGGGTGCGATCCGCGCTCGGCATTCAATGGATGAGGCGGCCGGTTATCTTGCCCCGCTGGGTGGTTCGCATCTGCGATCGGGGGTGGAGATGGCGCAACTCTTCGCACACCGTCCCGAGGTGGTGACCGCGGCGGCCGACCTGGGCGAGCAGTGTGCGTTCGGGCTCGCGCTGATCGCCCCGCAGTTGCCGCCCTTCGATGTCCCGGAGGGGCACACCGAAGACAGCTGGCTGAGACATCTCGTCATGACGGGGGCCCGAAACCGGTACGGACCACCCGAGCGTGCCCAGCGGGCATACGCCCAGATCGAACACGAACTGAAAATCATTGAACAGCTGACTTTTCCGGGCTACTTCCTGGTGGTTCACGACATCACTCGATTCTGCAAAGAGAACAACATCCTGGCCCAGGGCAGGGGATCGGCGGCCAACTCGGCTGTCTGTTACGCACTCGGGGTCACCAATGTCGATCCGATCGCCAACGAGCTGCTGTTCGAGCGGTTCCTGTCTCCGGCGCGCGACGGACCTCCGGACATCGACATCGACATCGAATCGGACCTGCGCGAGGACGCAATACAGTACGTCTACAACCGCTACGGTCGCGACTACGCCGCCCAGGTGGCCAACGTCATCACCTACCGGGGCCGCAGCGCCGTGCGCGACATGGCCCGCGCGCTGGGCTTCTCCCAGGGGCAGCAGGATGCGTGGAGCAAACAGATCGGCCAGTGGGGCAACCTGACCGAAGCGACTCATGTCGACGATGTCCCCGAACCGGTGATCGACCTGGCCGTGCAGATCTCCAACCTGCCGAGGCACATGGGCATCCATTCGGGCGGCATGGTGATATGCGACCGTCCCATCGCCGACGTCTGCCCGGTGGAATGGGCGCGCATGGAGAACCGCAGCGTGCTGCAGTGGGACAAAGATGACTGTGCAGCAATTGGTTTGGTGAAGTTCGACCTACTCGGCCTCGGTATGCTCTCTGCGCTGCACTACTGCATCGACCTGGTGCGCGAGCACAAAGGCATCGACGTCGACCTGGCCAAGCTGGACCTGTCCGAGCCCGGGGTGTACGAGATGCTGCAGCGCGCCGACTCCGTCGGGGTGTTCCAGGTGGAGTCCCGCGCGCAGATGGCCACGCTGCCCCGGCTGAAGCCGAGGGTGTTCTACGACCTCGTGGTCGAGGTCGCCCTGATCCGTCCGGGCCCCATCCAGGGCGGGTCGGTGCATCCGTACATCAAACGGCGCAACGGGGAAGAACGCGTCACCTACGAGCACCCGTCGATGGAATCCGCCCTGCGAAAGACATTGGGTGTGCCGCTGTTCCAGGAACAACTCATGCAGCTCGCGGTGGACTGCGCCGGCTTCTCCGCCGCCGAGGCCGACCAGTTGCGCCGCGCGATGGGCTCCAAACGCTCCACCGAACGCATGCGTCGGCTGCGGGGCAGGTTCTACGACGGCATGCGCGCCCGGCACGGCATCACGGGAGAGGTGGCCGACCGGATTTACGAGAAGCTGGAAGCATTCGCCAACTTCGGTTTCCCGGAAAGCCATTCGCTGAGCTTCGCCTCGCTGGTGTTCTACTCGTCGTGGTTCAAGCTGCACCATCCTGCGGCGTTCTGTGCTGCGCTGCTGCGGGCACAACCGATGGGCTTCTACTCACCGCAGTCACTGGTGGCAGACGCCCGCAGGCACGGTGTCACCGTCCACGGACCGGACGCCAACGCCAGCCTCGCGCACGCCACCTTGGAAGACGCAGGGAAGGTGGTCAGATTGGGGCTCGGCAGCGTCCGACACATAGGTGACGAGCTGGCCGAACGCATAGTCGCTGAGCGAAATGACAACGGGCCGTTCACTTCTCTGCTTGATCTCACCCAGCGGATTCAGCTCAGCGTTCCGCAGACCGAGGCGCTGGCCACCGCGGGTGCGCTGGGTTGCTTCGGAATCACCCGACGAGAAGGGCTGTGGGCCGCGGGCGCGGCCGCCACCCAACGTCCCGATCGGCTCCCCGGAGTGGGAGCGTCATCGCAGATCCCCTCGCTGCCCGGCATGACCGAACTGGAACTCGCCGCCGCCGATGTGTGGGCGACGGGCGTCTCGTCAGACAGCTATCCCACCCAGTTCCTGCGCGAAAACCTCGACGCACTCGGCGTCGTTCCGGCCGACAAACTGCTGGGAATCCCCGATGGGACCCGGGTGCTGGTGGCCGGGGCGGTGACTCACCGCCAGCGGCCTGCGACGGCGCAGGGGGTCACGTTCATCAACCTCGAGGACGAGACCGGGATGGTAAACGTCCTGTGTTCGCGCGGGGTTTGGGCGCGGCATCGCAAGCTGGCGCAGACGGCGTCGGCGCTGCTGATCCGCGGACAGGTGCAGAACGCCACCGGCGCGGTCACCGTCGTCGCCGACCGCATGGGCAAGCTCGACATGCGGGTGGGTTCGAAGTCCCGCGATTTTCGTTGA
- a CDS encoding DUF222 domain-containing protein, with the protein MGEFVTGEAARERFRVLLDQVDYAYTQMRELSSDEVGNAFRVEMAERLETQERTNRGLMYRVFGQIADPPDEVGLVGGVVDSLWARLRIPVDEIKRRMKVAARISPRRQLSGPALPPQLPLLAAAVESGVIGEDHLRVIRKAMDRLPSCVSAADRVEVERSLVREAVKNDAQIVRAAGRRIDEIFNPDGDFDETDRQRRRAMVLGPQGPDGMSRLSGWIDPETRCYVEAATAAVRPGRHLPDGTPSEVHDDRSATQRCHDGIKLGLKLGIASGEMGSHRGHAVTVIARTTLAELNQAAHAVHDPDIPMPSPARTGGDTALPMRDLIRMATDGIHYLAVFEDHSERPIYLGRQKRVATTDQRIICYSRDGGCTRPNCTEPGYHSEVHHGVDWAAGGATDADMLFFACGPDHAAVSTRRWHTTITDTGRLAWTDGTRPPEVNHAHHPEELLRSDPDPPDAE; encoded by the coding sequence ATGGGCGAATTCGTCACCGGTGAGGCGGCACGTGAGCGGTTTCGCGTGCTGCTGGACCAGGTCGACTATGCCTATACCCAGATGCGCGAGCTGTCTTCCGACGAGGTGGGCAACGCGTTTCGGGTGGAGATGGCCGAACGCCTCGAAACGCAGGAACGCACCAACCGGGGGTTGATGTATCGGGTGTTCGGCCAGATCGCCGACCCACCCGATGAAGTCGGCTTGGTGGGCGGTGTGGTCGACAGTCTGTGGGCGCGGCTGCGGATCCCTGTCGACGAGATCAAGCGGCGGATGAAGGTGGCCGCTCGAATCTCCCCGCGCCGCCAACTCAGCGGACCCGCGCTGCCGCCGCAACTGCCGCTGCTGGCCGCGGCCGTCGAGTCCGGCGTAATTGGCGAGGACCACCTGCGGGTGATCAGGAAGGCCATGGACCGGTTGCCGTCGTGTGTGTCGGCAGCTGACCGCGTGGAGGTCGAACGCAGCCTGGTCCGCGAGGCGGTCAAAAACGACGCGCAGATCGTCAGGGCCGCCGGCCGTCGCATCGATGAGATCTTCAACCCGGACGGCGATTTCGATGAGACCGACCGGCAGCGTCGGCGCGCCATGGTGCTGGGTCCGCAGGGCCCCGACGGGATGTCACGGCTGTCGGGGTGGATCGACCCCGAAACCCGCTGCTATGTCGAAGCCGCCACTGCCGCGGTGCGGCCGGGCCGGCATCTGCCCGACGGGACACCGTCTGAAGTCCACGATGACCGCAGCGCTACCCAGCGCTGTCACGACGGCATCAAACTCGGACTGAAGCTGGGCATCGCCTCCGGCGAGATGGGTTCCCATCGCGGCCATGCCGTCACGGTCATCGCCCGCACCACACTGGCCGAACTCAACCAGGCCGCTCACGCCGTGCACGATCCCGACATCCCGATGCCCTCGCCGGCACGCACCGGAGGGGACACCGCCCTGCCGATGCGGGACCTGATCCGGATGGCCACCGACGGGATCCACTACCTGGCAGTGTTCGAGGACCACAGTGAACGCCCCATCTACCTGGGCCGCCAGAAGCGCGTGGCCACCACCGACCAACGCATCATCTGCTACTCACGCGACGGCGGATGCACCCGACCGAATTGCACTGAACCCGGCTATCACAGTGAGGTCCACCACGGAGTCGACTGGGCCGCAGGCGGCGCCACCGACGCCGACATGCTGTTCTTCGCCTGCGGGCCCGACCACGCAGCAGTCAGCACCCGGCGATGGCACACCACGATCACCGACACCGGACGACTGGCCTGGACCGATGGAACCCGACCTCCAGAGGTCAACCATGCCCACCACCCCGAAGAACTCCTCCGCAGCGACCCCGACCCACCCGACGCCGAGTAA
- a CDS encoding universal stress protein, producing the protein MKLIVGYLATPGGADALALGVRLARTLGAELGVSIILPPDRMVPSLVPVGGYDEHLAEQAERWLAEARASIPADVVAGTHVSFDDSYADGLIKEAARVQADLIVVGGSGGGLAGPYSLGSVVNELLHSAPVPVAVAPRGSRHWSENRVREVTCAIGERAGADLLLDTAVRFSRAAGTPLRLVSLVALDPMFGTLRGDDDAVRARALAHAEHTLETAKSQLPEDFPVTSAIVDGRTVEEAVSKLVWRDGDVIMVGSSRLSAPKRLFLGSTAAKMLRVLEVPMVVVPRDQFEAADLP; encoded by the coding sequence ATGAAACTGATCGTTGGTTACCTGGCAACGCCGGGAGGCGCCGACGCGCTGGCGCTGGGGGTGCGGCTCGCCCGCACGCTCGGCGCCGAACTCGGGGTGAGCATCATTTTGCCGCCGGACCGGATGGTGCCCTCGCTGGTGCCGGTCGGTGGCTACGACGAGCATCTCGCCGAACAGGCCGAGCGCTGGTTGGCCGAAGCGCGGGCGTCGATACCCGCCGACGTCGTCGCGGGGACCCACGTCAGTTTCGACGACTCGTACGCCGACGGTCTGATCAAAGAAGCCGCCCGGGTGCAGGCCGACCTGATCGTCGTCGGCGGCTCCGGTGGTGGGCTGGCGGGCCCATACTCGTTGGGATCGGTCGTCAACGAGCTCCTGCATTCGGCGCCGGTGCCGGTGGCGGTGGCGCCGCGGGGCAGCCGCCATTGGTCAGAGAATCGGGTGCGGGAGGTGACGTGCGCGATCGGCGAGCGTGCGGGCGCGGATCTGCTGCTCGACACCGCCGTTCGGTTCAGCCGAGCGGCGGGGACTCCGCTGCGGCTGGTGTCGTTGGTTGCGCTGGACCCGATGTTCGGGACGCTTCGCGGCGACGACGACGCGGTGCGTGCACGTGCGCTCGCTCATGCCGAGCACACGCTCGAGACGGCCAAAAGCCAACTGCCCGAAGACTTTCCCGTGACATCGGCGATTGTCGACGGCCGCACCGTCGAGGAAGCGGTCAGCAAGCTTGTTTGGCGCGACGGTGATGTGATCATGGTCGGATCGAGTCGGCTCAGCGCACCCAAGCGCCTTTTCCTCGGGTCGACGGCGGCGAAGATGCTGCGGGTACTGGAAGTGCCGATGGTGGTTGTTCCGAGGGACCAGTTCGAGGCCGCGGACCTGCCGTGA
- a CDS encoding MaoC/PaaZ C-terminal domain-containing protein, protein MPLDPNAIGAKTEPQIFKWTDRDTMLYALGVGAGLDDLAFTTENTHDTPQQVLPTYAVIACLPFAAAAMIGSFNFAMLLHGSQGIRLFKPLPPAGKLSVVAEVADIQDKGEGKNAVVMLKATGTDPDSGEVIAETHTTAVIRGEGGFGGQPGQRPSAPEIPDREPDSTIALPTREDQALIYRLSGDRNPLHSDPWFARELAGFPKPILHGLCSYGVAGRALVADLGGGDATKVNAVAARFTSPVFPGETLTTSIWRTDPGHAVFRTEAANPDGSNARLVLEDGTAEYSS, encoded by the coding sequence ATGCCGCTCGATCCGAATGCCATAGGCGCAAAGACGGAACCGCAGATCTTCAAATGGACCGACCGCGACACGATGCTCTACGCACTCGGCGTTGGCGCGGGACTCGACGATCTCGCGTTCACCACAGAGAACACCCACGACACCCCGCAGCAGGTGTTGCCGACGTACGCCGTCATCGCGTGTCTGCCCTTCGCGGCCGCCGCCATGATCGGCAGCTTCAACTTCGCCATGCTGCTGCACGGATCCCAGGGGATCCGGTTGTTCAAACCGTTGCCGCCCGCGGGCAAGCTCAGCGTCGTCGCCGAAGTCGCCGACATCCAGGACAAGGGTGAGGGCAAGAACGCCGTCGTCATGCTCAAGGCGACGGGCACCGATCCGGACTCCGGGGAGGTGATCGCCGAAACACACACCACGGCGGTCATCCGCGGTGAGGGCGGATTCGGCGGCCAGCCCGGCCAGCGTCCGTCGGCACCGGAAATCCCCGACCGCGAACCGGATTCGACGATCGCCCTGCCCACCCGCGAGGACCAGGCGCTGATCTATCGGCTTTCCGGTGACCGCAATCCGCTGCACAGTGATCCGTGGTTCGCACGCGAACTGGCCGGCTTCCCCAAGCCGATCCTGCACGGCCTGTGTAGCTACGGTGTTGCGGGACGCGCGCTCGTCGCCGACCTCGGAGGCGGAGACGCGACGAAAGTCAATGCCGTCGCAGCCCGGTTCACGTCGCCGGTGTTTCCCGGCGAAACTCTCACGACGTCGATCTGGCGGACCGATCCGGGGCATGCGGTGTTCCGCACCGAGGCCGCCAATCCCGACGGCTCGAACGCGCGACTGGTCCTCGAGGACGGCACCGCCGAATACAGCAGCTGA